In Hippopotamus amphibius kiboko isolate mHipAmp2 chromosome 6, mHipAmp2.hap2, whole genome shotgun sequence, the genomic window GTGCAGGCTTTGGAGGGCAAGTACACAGATCTTAACTGTAAGTTTGAGTTTTAGCTTCCTAAACACTATGTGAATGTTTCCTTTTAGATTGCTATTATAAGCACAGGATAATTGGTTTTATTAAGTAATTtttattcaaacattttattAAGGAGCTATGTCCAGGCACTGTGTTGGGTGCTAGGAAATAGAAAGGTGAATGAGACATGATCTTTCTTCTCAAAGAGTTCCCAGTCATTAGAGAAGACTGACATGCAATAATCTTATAATTGCGTGACTCTTTACTGAATTACAAGGTTCTGAGAGAGCCTATATAGGGAAATTCACGCCCAGTTGAAACTTTCCTTGATGTGTCCCTTCCACAGAGAAATTTGAAGTGAAGCAGGAGTTATTATTGTAGAAGGGAGAAGCAACCACTATTATTTATGGTAGCTTAACTTGTAACAATAGGATATAGCTATGTATTTATGGAGTTTTCAAAATTTGCTAAAACTAGTACAATAATATCAGACCATTTTAGGTTTTCTCCCTTTTCACTGAGTTAGAGTAACACACTGTTTGTTAGTATAAAAACTGATACAGTTTTCCCAAGTTCAGAAAGCTTAATATCCTAAAGTCTCAATTATCATATGATTATAGTATAATCCATAGAAGTTGTAAACATTATAAAAGCTTAAAGTAATAATTGTCTATGCAATTATGGGCATGTTTATATCAACTAGGTTAAAAACAATACTAATCAGGACTTTGTGCATAGTTTATAGTATAAGCAAATGTAAATAATGAATTTTCCTGTGTTTCTCAGCAACAGATTAGACAACAACATAATTCCATCTTGTATTAAGTGGTTGTGGACCAGTGTAACCCCACTAAGTCCTAAAAGAGCAATCGTGGTCAGGAACAAATTTCATTGTTAAGAAAGTAGTTAGTATAGAAACTAAAGACTTGAACTTTTTACCATGATTTTTATTATCCTTGACAAAGGCAATTAGAACTTTCAGTTTGATCttgaaattatatttcataatgttttgggatttttttcgtTTTAATCATCAGCTAATGATGTAACTGGCTTAAGGGAATCTGAAGAAAAactaaagcaacaacaacaagaatCTGCACGCAGGGAAAACATTCTTGTAATGCGACTAGCGACCAAGGAGCAAGAGATGCAAGAGTGTACTGTAAGTATTTCAAATGTATTAAGTCTTTCTGAGGAATTGGATTTTGGTTCACATtattacatgtattaattcataTTAAGCTAATTTTATATACTTAATAATAATTATAGATCTTTTTTTAAGGTAGACGTATTTTGAGCTTAAATGTGCTAAATGTAAAGTTTTGATAGATGCTCTCTCATCGTTGGATTTAAAGTAGTTTTTTGGGGCCAAGAAGTCAAAAGTTTTAAGTTACTCTCTGAATTCTCCATGATTTATGAGAATTAGTATATTGGTTCAAATATCTTTAAGTAACCTGATATCTGAGGGTATAAGCAGCCATTTACCCTTTACTAAGCAAGCTGTTTGATAGTTTCCCGTTGCTGTCTTTACCCTTTTCTGCATAAAGCTATTTTTCTTAGCATCATCAACTTCTACCATGTCTCCTTTTAATTGTTTCATCCTTCATTTGTACTATTTGCCATGTTTTCATAGATCTGAAATCTAGTGACATACTTGATCCTTTAGCTCTGGTTGAATTTAGATTTTTATGCTGTCTTTGACAGTCTTAGCCCtttcttttaatgtttgtgtatgcaagatatataaaatagaggCAACTCTATCCCTGTTgttttgtctgtctctctttctccctccttccccagcagcttgtaggatcttagtttcctgaccagggatcaaacccgggcccctgcagtggaagcactgagtcctaacctctggactgccagggaattgtTGTTTCTAATCATAAAGGCTgaagttttcttgaatttttttggtGTAATCTCATTTGATGCATAGTCATTAAAATCTAATGCATAAGGCAATATTCTGGTCACTGGAGACTAATAATCTATGGGGTGtggttctgtttcttctctcaccAATAAAATGTTCTTTAGGGCTGATCACAGTGCTTACTCTTCCTGTGCAGACATTGTCCTCATTTCCACAGAAGTCTTTAGTTCTTCTTCCTACACTTTTTCAAAATGATGTCTTTACCTGTTACTTTGCTAAAGAAAAGAGTAGCCtcttattttctctatcttctcACCAGTCCTTTTCTTTCTACCAAATTAGTTTATATCTTCATTGGCACtgataatttttctataaagtcACTAATGAACGTATGaagaaatttctcttttctcagcaCTCATATGCCTTCACTTGCCCTAACTTCAACTATTGACCATTCCCACCtttggcttttgttgttgttgttgttgttgttgttgttttaaaaccTGGACAGTTGGTTCCAAGAAGTCTCACCAACATTTTGAATAtaaggggttttgtttttgttttcctttctgtaacATCTACCCACCTCtcccttccaattttttttctcttaggatTTTCATGTCTAATGTCATGAGTGCTACCTCTCCAGTGCCCAGTCTCAAAAccatttaattctttctttttgtgatatTTAGGATTCTAGGTTCTACCGTTTACTCATTAATAGTCTCAGGTTTCCCTGTTGACATGGCAGTGTGCTAGATGCTTATACGTGCAAAGGATGAATCTTACCTTCAAAGTGCTAGCACCTGGTAGATGGAGTGTGATGTGAATGGATGGTACTGGCGATAATAGCTCATAAAACCTGTGCGtcttgatttctttctgtctgttgAGTCCTATTCTTGATACCCTAGTCCAGGTACTTCTTAACTTGCCTAGGCAGTATGTGCTATTGACTCACCTCAGTGATTCTACAGCCATCCCATGTATACTGGCAGTTTTAATCATATTATGTCTAACCAAAGCCTTTGGTGATGGCTCATCACCCTTTTGTCATCTCAGTCTAGATTTAAGATGTTTTTCAAGTAGAACCTAACTTTTTccagccacatttttttttacagctctTCTCTGCACAGGCCAGCTGAAAAACTCACTGTTCTTTCAGTTAGAATACAGTGAGGTTTTGCAAAACGGGCAGCAGGAGCAAACACAAGGAAATGGCAAGCTTATATGTAGCAGATGAGGGCAGTTCACTTTGTAATCTAAATATGTAGTAACTATGTTAGTGTAAGAGAAGCAGTGTTTTCTTTAGTAATAGCAGTACATGGATATACTACATGACATGCTTTATTCCTGTTAAATTACCTAAGCAACTGGCATTATATTGAATAATTAGGTGTACTTTTGGTTTAAaatgaattacttttaaaattccttaagctaaaagaaaaaaagttctgttTGCTCATTGAAATAGTAATTAAATATATCCTAATCCTCTTAGTATATTTGTATCTTTTAGTAAATTTATGGTGGAAATTAGCTGCTTAGGAAATGTTAATTGTAATCCTGTTTAAAGTTTATTATGAAGCAGGATCTTGAATCAGATCTACTTTGGGTGTGAAGAAAATGATGCATTTAATGCTAATAAactgtatttcatattttagaGATGTGTTTTTAGTGTGCTAGTAGATAGTACAACCAGAGTTGAAATCGAAGGTTTAAAATATGGTGGAAAAACCTGTAGATTGGGAGTCAGGAggattgagaaaaaaagaattctagttCCTGTACTGGCACTGAACTAACTGTATCCTTGGACAGTTGGCTTATTTAATCTCTCGAAAATAAGCAGTTTGGACCAGAGCAGTCACCTTCCAGCTTTACAATGCTGATTCAAATCTACTTGGAGGggtaaaaaatgaatatatgcttAATTTGGGGTTAAGGTGCTACTTATAAAGCTGTAATGCCAACTCATGTAAATATGTAAgtactatgtattttttaaattaaaaatgcagatatgtttaaaattataatcttgTGCCTGGTATATTTTTAGGGAACTTGTACATAGAATAATTTCCTGCAAGCACAGATTTacttatataattaatattttaaactgcTCTTCTTCCCCAGCGGTCAGTGTaaccgtgatttttttttttttttttttttttggtattgttttcaTTGCCAACATGTAGTCTCCATATATGGAAAGTTTCCAAATATGGAATGCAGTCAAATGGCCTTTATTCCTCCATGGATAACCTTAAATAGTTTTctgggggttgttttgttttgctttgttttttggctgtgcagcttACCTGACCAGTGATGAAAACTGGGCCCCCCGGCAGTaagagcactgagtcctaaccactagactgccagggaattcccaaatagttgtttttaatttgtatttttttaaagaggattttAAGACCAAAGGGGGGGTGCTTATTAAACAAGTTGGTAAATCCAGTGAATTAAAGGGATTTTATCTTACCTTCTTAGGTATGCTTCCTTTGATTTGGTAGTAATTGGGGTTTTTTGCTTTGCACAGACACAAATCCAGTACCTCAAGCAAGTCCAGCAGCCTAGCGTTGCCCAACTGAGATCAACAATGGTAGACCCAGCGATCAACttgtttttcctaaaaatgaaagGTGAACTGGAACAGACTAAAGACAAACTGGAACAAGCCCAAAATGAACTGAGTGCCTGGAAGTTTACGCCTGATAGGTAAACAAATCATACTCCCCAGTCaagacttccctgacagtcccaCTACGAGAAAGCTGTGGTGGGACAGCCAAGTACTCGTTTCCACACCAAGACTCAGACTTTTTGAGCCAAAAAGCCACATTCCTATACTATCCAGCTTGTAATGGTTAATGTAAAACTTACCAGATGAACCTTGTGTTTCAgcttttttctcttccccctccccttgcTTCAGAGGCCTGATGGCGTCGGACTATTCCGAAGAAGTGGCCACCTCCGAAAAATTCCCCTTCTAGAACATGTAGACACTTGAGAAATGTTTCTGTTTGAAGAAAATAGAGGGAGAAACAGAAGTCTTAAGTCTGTGGCACACTGTGTCTTCAGACAGTTTGGAGGAATGAAAACCTAGAGATTTAAAATCATGAATTGAACATGTAAAATTCCAGTAAAATGTAAAGATGGAATATGCATCGCTCTTAACCTTGAGCATAGTGACTTAGAGACACTGTATATCAGTTTTGCCAATAAGACTGTGGACTTCGTGATTGTTGTTGAACTTGTGGGTCAAAACTCAAATAAGGTGAATTTCGCCTTTAAAGGGTTTATTTGCTAAGAACCAACTTAATAGTCATGAGAGAATCAAATAATAGATGTCAGTACAAGTAGTTCATATATTTAACCATTAAGTTTGGGGCTCCATATTACTCGATTGAGCCTTAAATCAATGTGGTTTTACTCAATGGTTTGTTCTTTGAATGGTTGCTAATACTGTAGATAACCTTTTGAGGACTGTACAAACATGAAGGTGTGGTATCAAACTTGAGGTTTAAACTGTTTGAAGCATTATAAACATTCATTTCACGACTAGATTGTATAAGGATATTGGCTGTGATGAGACTCACTGCgttatttttttcagtagtgaAATTTATTAAATCCCCATTCCATTCAACAGGCACATGTTGAAAGAGCATTGTCGTTGGTGTTAATGGGGGAATGTGTTCCTTCATTGTATTTGGGCCTCTTGTATTGCACTCTTGACATTAAAGTAAATGTGCCTTGAAatagttggggttttttttgttttttgttttttttttggtttttgatttgggggggttgtgtgtgtttttttttttaagttcaaggaTTACTATGATGATTTTGTTGTACTTTTAACACTTTAATTTGGGGGGGCCTTTTGAGAGCAGATTGATTTCGAAAAAATTGTTACTGTGCTCTTCAAAGTGAAGGAGAAGGCTCtatgtctcattttttaaagaccTACTCTTTTCCAGCTGGTATCATAAAAGACAAGGAGACTTGACACTTGTTGCTTTTTGACACCTTGTCCCAGGATATTGCAGTAGAAATTAATGTGGGACAGCTTCACAGGGTGCCTGCCAGAAGATTGGGGACAGAATGTATTGGAACTGTGGGCTGGCCCAAGTGAGACattttgtgaatttaaaaaaaaaaaagtatagtgaTCATTTCTAGCAAATTGAtttgatcattagagaaatgaggCATTATTTTCTTCATGCTTCCATCCAATCCTGGAGGTGAATTTTTTCGTCAGATCATTCTATAAGTCACCAATTCGAGTTTTCACTTGGTGATAATGGAGTCTAAGATGAGTGGAAGATAAATGCTCCAGATTGTCCCAACGTTTAAGTGCAGTTTTAACGAGGGTGACTTAAGTTCTCTCTTAATCATTCAAATCAATTGTAAGTATCTTGTATGTCTGTGCTTTAGGGAACTGATTGTGGGCAGAGGGTGGGTTGAAGAAGTGGTTTGTGTGACTTCACAGCAAGAAATCCGCTGCTAAGATTCTCACTGTATGTGGGGGTTGGAGGGTAAGTAACCAGATCTGTTTGGAATTAGCTTATTATGCCTGTGTTAAggcttttgtatatattttatgccATTTAAGATCACAGTAGAAATGGCCTACCATATTTTTAGTAGGTCCTGAAATAATTCATAAAAGGTATTAATATGTACTCAAATTTAGCCAAGCATCTTTCTTTGCTGCTTAGGTAACAGTCACTttgaggtgggtttttttttcttattgttaaaaaaattttttttttttttagttaataagGTAACACATGCTCATGTATAAAATTGAAACAACTTAAAGAAAAGTGGAGGTGAAAAGTGAGTTTTACTCCTGGGTGTGACCTTGCCCTTCCCCCTTCTGTTTCCCAGGAGTAGTGACCACTTTTAAATTTCTTGGGTATCATCAAGATAATTTGTATGCGTATacagtaattatatatatattgattttaaacaaatgtggacatatatacatacatacatatagatgaTTTGCAGCAtggctttccccacccccactttatCCTTgggcatttttccattttttagtgTATTTAGGTTACTTACCTTTTTTaatcattatataatatttccattgtatgaatgaatcataatttattttgatcACCTATagatggatttttgttttgtaaaaagtaGGCTATGATATGCCAGAGTTCATTGGGTGGTAAAAATACATCATTAATTTGAAACAGATAGTGCTCAGTCAGTACTATGTCTGGAATAATTAGAATGGGttgtgtgggttttgttttgtttttcacttttttattctattttaattttaagaaagatCCCCTGAATGATGTCATCCACtttagttaaaatatttcatatatctgACAGTGTGTATATTTTAGAGTAATTAGAGGGATATATTGCAGTATTTTGACAGTTTTCAGTTTGCATTTAAACATTTAGATACCTATGTGTATACCTCTTCAAAATaaccttcctcccctcctcttgATAACAAAGCATTGTaatgtccattcttttttatgaatcCTTCTCTTAAattatttcctattttgttttctttgtgggttatttgatttttaggAATGggttagatttttgttttgtaattaaaatttttccaaagacaagTTACTGTAATTGGATTCTTACCATTTTTTGTGATGTGATGAACACAACACAAATTTTACATGACATAGTTAGTAAAATGATGTAAAAATACAGATTGTTTAAAGAACAGCAGTTTGTGATCACTAATTTTAGAAGTCATATTTTAGAAGACATTTATAAAAAGGCATGActtcataaatgaaatattttttgtattaaaatttgtTATACTTTATATGAGGTTAATTATGTCAGGTCACAAATGTATTGATTTTGCAATTGCCTATGTTCTAAAAGTTCATATAAGAGATTCTCAGGTTATTTGGTAAACACTGACACTGTATACTTTGCAAGAAAACAGAGTTGTGGGGGAGCATAGGCAGTAAAGTGGAAGGAATGCCACTCTTTGATGATGGTGCCTGTTTCTTAATTCCTCGTTTGATTTCTAAAGTCTTGTTTAGTAGAGGCTAAATTCTGAAGGTGCTGTTAGGAAATGGGGGATATCTGGAGCTATAACAATGAACAGAAATATCAGCTAATAAAGTTGCCATATAGAGAAAAAAACCCTTACTGCACGCCAACTCATAGTTTTCATCTGAGGCTCCTTTGAGCAGTGGTAACCCAGGTTTACCACAGATTTGTGTAAGGAAAACATATTACAAACTTGCTTGAATCGTATTGGGTTAGAACATGCATGTGCTATTGATAGAAGAACCTTGCAACACTGAGCCAGAGAATGAGAATCATTTACAAAGTGCtcccattttaaaacatttaaaaagtgtgtGTACAGCAATTGCAAAAATGCAGTCAAAAGCCTCAGTAAGTATATAATTGT contains:
- the WTAP gene encoding pre-mRNA-splicing regulator WTAP isoform X2 gives rise to the protein MTNEEPLPKKVRLSETDFKVMARDELILRWKQYEAYVQALEGKYTDLNSNDVTGLRESEEKLKQQQQESARRENILVMRLATKEQEMQECTTQIQYLKQVQQPSVAQLRSTMVDPAINLFFLKMKGELEQTKDKLEQAQNELSAWKFTPDRGLMASDYSEEVATSEKFPF
- the WTAP gene encoding pre-mRNA-splicing regulator WTAP isoform X3, yielding MTNEEPLPKKVRLSETDFKVMARDELILRWKQYEAYVQALEGKYTDLNSNDVTGLRESEEKLKQQQQESARRENILVMRLATKEQEMQECTTQIQYLKQVQQPSVAQLRSTMVDPAINLFFLKMKGELEQTKDKLEQAQNELSAWKFTPDRTE